The window AACATCTTTGAGCAGGTTTTGAAAGAGAATAACCTCGACCCAGCAGAAACTTTATTTATTGATGATAGTCCGCAACATATCGAGGGCGCAAAAAAAGTAGGCTTAAATACCTTATTAATGACCGTTAAACCATCAGAATTAGCAGTATTTTTAAAAGAAAACGAAATTATTTAATTGTTGATGGAAGAAAAAAAATTCAAATCGCTGAAGGAATTTTATCCTTATTATTTAACAGAACATAAAAATACCACTTCCAGAATTCTGCACTTTATTGGGACAGGATTGGTCGTGTTAATTTTTCTTACTGGCTTCTTGTTTCACAATTGGCATTTTTTTCTAGCCATGCCAATTGTTGGTTATGGTTTCGCTTGGGTTGGCCATTATTTTTTCGAGAAAAATAAACCTGCAACTTTCAAATATCCTGGATATAGTTTTGCAAGTGATTTTATTTTGTTCTACGATTTATTAACTGGTAAGCAACCATTTAGCGTCAAAAAAGCTTAATACCTCTAATATTACTCAATCCTATGGTTTAGAACCCAATTAAATTAAACCCGACTGAAGCGATATCCCTCAATCCTTCATTGAGGATTTAGCGGAAGGCGGGACTGAAAAATCAAAAGGATTACCGAACGCTCCTTTCCGAAAAATGAAACGTTAATTATAATGCTCTTCTTTTCAGTTCTCTTTCAATCAGCCCTAATTCTCTACCTGTCTGACCTTTAACAGAAGTATTTTCCTGTGCTCTTCTAAATAAATAAGGCATAACTGATTTTATTGGTCCGTATGGAACATACTTTGCCACATTGTAATCTGCATCGGCCAGGTTGAAGCTTAAGTTATCACTCATGCCTAATAACTGTGAAAAATACACGTGTGTGTGGTTGTGAATAATTTTCTTTTCATCCAAAAGATAGGTTAGCAAACGGCAGCTATCTTCATTATGAGTTCCAGCAACAATGGCAATTTCTTCAACATAATCGACGCAATAACGCAATGCAGCATTATAATCTTTATCTGTTGTTTCCTTATCAGGCTGAATCGGCGAAGGATAACCATTTTCTAAAGCTCGTTTTCGCTCCTTTTCCATATAAGCACCACGTACTATTTTTACGCCTAAAATAAAACCTGCGGCTTTTGCAATCAGGTGATCAGCTTTTAAATCTGCCAGCTTATCCTTGCGATACATTTGATAAGTATTATAAACGATAATGCGTTCTTTATTAAATTTTTGCATCATTTCTAGTGCCAGTTCATCAATGGTGTTTTGTATCCAAGTTTCCTCGGCATCAATCATAACGGGCACTTTTTTATCAAAAGCTGTTTTACAAATCAGTTCGCATCGCAGTTTTACTTTCTCAAACTCAGCTTTTTCATCTTGAGATAAATTTTGTTTTGCATCTAGCTTTTCCAGCAAAGCAAAGCGACCAATACCAGTAATTTTAAACACCGTAATTGGGATTTTAGAATCTCCATCAGCACGTAGAATCGTGCTTATAATTTCTGTACAGGTATCATCAAAAATCGACTCTTCGTCTTCACCCTCAACTGAATAATCTAAAATTGTTCCAACCCTTCCTTTATTTAATTGATCAATGGTGTGATCACATTCGGAGATAGTTTCTCCACCACAAAATTGTTGAAATATGGTTACTTTAATGGCTCCTTGAACGGGTAAACCAATATTTAAAAAGAAATTTGTTATTGCCGGACCAACTTTTGTTAAAAAATTATTTCCAATCATTTTAAAAAGCCAAAATGCTTTCTTTAATTCTGCATTGGTTTTTTGACGGAAGGCAACTTCCGTATTGTCGAAATTAGGTTGCTTATTTGTGGATAAATCCATATTTACGGTATGATAAGTCAGATTGATGCAAAATTATAAAAAGCATCCATTGATGGAAACATAAAATCTTTTATTAATTGTATTTTTGTACTAAAATGATACAATTCAAACTAGAAGGCGAATTTATTCCGCTAATACAATTACTAAAAGCAACAGGATTAGTGGGTAGCGGTGGCGATGCACAAACTGTTGTAGAAGATGGTTTAGTTAAATGTAACGGCGAAGTAGATTTCCGCAAGCGTTTAAAAGTACGTGTTGGCGATATAATTACTTACAACAACAATAAAATTGAAGTAATATAATGGAACCATTAACTAGCGCAGGCCATACTTTATACTTTGAAAGTGGTTTGGAAACATTAAAAACGATTTTAGAAAGCAATAAATACAGTAAAGTTTTTGTTTTTGCCGATGAGCATACAAGCGAAATATGTTTACCTGTATTTCAATCTCTTTTAGATGATTATGCTGAATTCGATTTAATTGAAACTTCTGCAGGGGAAGAAAATAAAAACATTGATTTCTG is drawn from Pedobacter mucosus and contains these coding sequences:
- a CDS encoding DUF962 domain-containing protein → MEEKKFKSLKEFYPYYLTEHKNTTSRILHFIGTGLVVLIFLTGFLFHNWHFFLAMPIVGYGFAWVGHYFFEKNKPATFKYPGYSFASDFILFYDLLTGKQPFSVKKA
- a CDS encoding proline dehydrogenase family protein, coding for MDLSTNKQPNFDNTEVAFRQKTNAELKKAFWLFKMIGNNFLTKVGPAITNFFLNIGLPVQGAIKVTIFQQFCGGETISECDHTIDQLNKGRVGTILDYSVEGEDEESIFDDTCTEIISTILRADGDSKIPITVFKITGIGRFALLEKLDAKQNLSQDEKAEFEKVKLRCELICKTAFDKKVPVMIDAEETWIQNTIDELALEMMQKFNKERIIVYNTYQMYRKDKLADLKADHLIAKAAGFILGVKIVRGAYMEKERKRALENGYPSPIQPDKETTDKDYNAALRYCVDYVEEIAIVAGTHNEDSCRLLTYLLDEKKIIHNHTHVYFSQLLGMSDNLSFNLADADYNVAKYVPYGPIKSVMPYLFRRAQENTSVKGQTGRELGLIERELKRRAL
- a CDS encoding RNA-binding S4 domain-containing protein encodes the protein MIQFKLEGEFIPLIQLLKATGLVGSGGDAQTVVEDGLVKCNGEVDFRKRLKVRVGDIITYNNNKIEVI